The genomic DNA CGATGCAAATATTGTTTCAAGTTTCACTACTGAAACAGCATCTTCTATTGTTTCTACAAGTTTGTCTATACCCACAATTACGATATGTGTATCAAGCATTGACACCATGCTTATGTTTCCTTCATTATGCACAGTTAAAATTGAACCATCATCTGCTGCAACAGAATTTGCGCCTGTAATTCCAATGCTACAGTTAGAAAGTTTTAAAAGCACGTCTTCCTTGATTATATTAAGAATAGTGCGTGATTCGGGTTTTACTTCTATATTAAATTCGTTTGATATAATTTCAGCTATGGTTTCCATTCTTAAATGTGAAGCTGGGCCAATGGGGTGGGATGGTCGTGTATCAGGATCAAGCTGTACAATCCTGTCTCCCAAATCGGTCTCAACAACTTGAATTCCTTTGTTTTCAAGGAACTCTGAAAGTCCTATCTCACCGGCTGTGTTTGATTTGGACTTTGCAACCATAGGATGATCTTTAACTATATTATATATTGCTTCGAGTGCATTTTCAGATCTTTCAGCGTATATAACTTCTACATCATTTTCTTCAAGTTTTTTAGTGGCCTTTTCAATGAGTTCTTCCATATTACCAATTGAATGTTCTCGTATGTCTTTGACACGTTTCTTTAGATTTAATGTGCGCTCATCATCCAATATTTTTGCCCTTCTTTCTTCGAGTATTCCAAAGGACCTGTTCATTGCGTTTATCTCAGACTTCTTCATGTTCAAGCCCCATTAAAATCAATTCCGTTATATCCAATACACTTGAAACAGATCCTCTATTCTCATTATCCAATGTATATTTAAGAGCATTTTCTAGGTTTAAAATACAAAAAGAACATGATGTGATAATTATTTCAGCATTTGTGGATTCTGCATCCTGAATTCTCTTCGATGCTACCTTCAATGCAGTTTCAGGGAAAGCTGATTTAACACCTGCACCTGCACCGCAACACCTTGATCTCTCCCTATTTCTATCCATTTCAACTAGAACACTGGTTTCATTAATAATTTCCCTGGGCTCTTCATATATATCTGAATGTCTACCAAGATGGCAGGGATCATGGTATGTAACTTTTTTTGGAGTTTTTTTAACTTTAATTTTACCCTCTGATATTAGCTCTTTTAAAAGCTCTGATGTATGTTTAACATTAAGTTCAACTCCAAACAACTCTTTATAATCATTTTTTAAAGTATTATAACAACCTGCACAGGATACAAGTATTTCTTCACCTTCATTTTTATTTAATTGTTTAAGAGTTTTCTCCATTACTTTTAATGCTTCATCTTCAAACCCTGTTCTCATTAAAAATGATCCACAACATGGTTCATTTTCAAGTATGGTATAATCTAAACCAGCTGTTTTTAATATTGTTTCTGTGGCATCAGCTATGTTAGTAAGTTTTTCTCTAACAACACATCCTCTAAAATACATCATATTTCTTTGCACCCATAAATCATCGAATTTTTTTTTTCATTATGAAAATTTTATTACAATGTTATATATCTCGCTAGTTTAGTATTTTTTTATCTATCTAAACCTGTTTATTTAAAAAAAAATCATGTTAATGAAATTAAAATTTAGGGCCTTTTTTGTGAATTAAATTCCATATAAAGCCCAATCCATAGGAGATATGTTGTAACGGTAACAGTATAAAAGTCATCAATGAATAGATGGTTTTGGTTTTAAGGCTCACCTCAATGAAAACTGAAATTATAAAAAGGAAGTACAGTAACAATGGAATGAAAACATAAGAACCTAACACATAATAGAATGGTAACATGAGTATTAAGTATAATATCCATGTAATTGTAATTGGAACATTTATTGTGATGATATTTCTGTGTTTTTTTACTGTATTTGTTATATTTACTCCATATTTGAACATGTTTCGTGCAAATTCCATAATTGAACTGGTTTCATGATGCCATACCATGGCTTCTGTAACATTGATAAAATTATACCCTGATTTTCTTAATCTAAAATTTAACTCATTATCATCGGACATTATGAGTTTTTCATCATATCTGAACTTTGATAAAATATCTTTTTTGTATATCGCATTGTAGTTGGCTATGCTTTTAGCATACTTAGTCTTTCTTTTAGCAAAAGCAGGATTACCTCTTGATGCGATTTGGGAAGTTAATAATGTATTAATGACCAGTTCCTTTTTATTTTTGGTTTTTGCTACTAAACGAGGGCCACCAGCACCTGCAATCGTTTTATCTGTATCTTTTATTTCATGGTAAAGTGTTGAAATCCATTTTTTATCTACTATACAGTCAGCATCTGTAAATGCTATGTATTTGGAATTTTGATCAGAATTATCAATAACTAGATTTCTAGCAAAGCAATGACCATAAAAACCAAAATCTGCTTCATTTATAACTTTATATTTAATATCTGATCCTTCCAATGTTTTTCTGGCAATTTCTCGAGTGTTATCTGTACTATCTCCATCCACAACAACTATTTCATAGGATCTTAACTCAAAATTTTGGTTTAAAATACTTTCAAGGGTATTTTCTATATTTTTTCCCTCGTTTCTTGCAATTATTCCAACTGTTATTGTTATAGACATTTTAATTCCTTATATTTTTAATAATCTCCACATCTTCATTATCTATTCCTTTTAAAACAAATAAAACAAATAAATAAAGAACTGCTGCCATTAATATTAACAGTAATAGGTTTAGATCGTTGAATATCCATATGAATAATCCCATTATTAGTGAACTAATGATTATTTTAATTGAATCATTTATTAATTTTTTTCCATGGGTTATATATCCAATTCTCTGAGCAATGATTAAAACCATAGCTAAAATTAGGAATTCAGTTATTAATGTATTGAAACTCGCTGCAATGAAACTGAATTTTGGAATTAATATTAAATTAAGTATAATATTCACAATCATCCCAATAAAAGTTATTTTAGTTAAAAGTACCTGTCTATTTGTGGATTGGAATAGCTGTACAAAGGCTGAATTTGCAAATGTAAAAACTGTGGCCCATATGAGTATCTGAAGTGCAGGTGCAGATTCTAAGAAAGCTTGTCCAAAAATTAAAATAATTATGTGATTTGCTAAAAGGGTAATACCCACTCCAATAGGTAACCCAATTAAGATCATATATTTAAAATATTTTTCTACTATTAACTTCAATGAATCTGTTGAAGACTCATACAATCTAGACATCACAGGGAAAATTGCAGTGTTAATTACACTTGGAATGAATATTAACAGTAGAACAATACGATATGCTGCATTATACAATCCTACAGCTTGATCACCTTGCATAAAAGAAAGCATTACAGAATCTATCCAAATATAAATTGTTACAAAAACGCCAGCCAATCCAAATTGTGCAGCTGTTTTAATTGTTGGTACCCAAAAATCCCAATCAATCCTTATTTTCGGTAATGGCAGTTCAAACCTATTTTTTAATATAAAAATATAATAAATAAGAATTAATCCTCCTACAAAAGCATAAAGAACCGTAAATGATACAAGACCATAATTATAGTAGATTAAAATTAAAACTCCAATTAACATCAATATATTGTTTAAAACATTTGCAATTGACTGATATTCGAGTTTTTCGTATGCTTGAAATATTGATGCGAAAAAGCTTGAAAATGTACTGAAAATTAAAAATACCAACATAAAGTAAATTACATATACAGTTTTTGAAGGATAATCTAATATTCTAACAATTAAAACCAATAATACTATTAAAATTGAAACTTGTAAAAGTTTTAATGAAAATACATTATTAAGATATTTATTGGTTAAAGACTTCTCTCTAGAGATTTCTCGAGTTGTTAGTATATTCAAACCAAAATCCGCGAATATTCCCAGTATACTGACTAATGCTAATGCGAAAG from Methanobacterium spitsbergense includes the following:
- a CDS encoding LUD domain-containing protein, with product MKKSEINAMNRSFGILEERRAKILDDERTLNLKKRVKDIREHSIGNMEELIEKATKKLEENDVEVIYAERSENALEAIYNIVKDHPMVAKSKSNTAGEIGLSEFLENKGIQVVETDLGDRIVQLDPDTRPSHPIGPASHLRMETIAEIISNEFNIEVKPESRTILNIIKEDVLLKLSNCSIGITGANSVAADDGSILTVHNEGNISMVSMLDTHIVIVGIDKLVETIEDAVSVVKLETIFASGKTVPAYMNVISSPSKTADIEQILLKDMYGARRVVIILLDNGRRKAIEGDGECFLCIGCGSCIVTCPIYNAVGYEFGYKRHLGGRGVVLSSIIEGNKSCFDSGLFTCTLCGLCTVECPMGIKTNQLINKLRNKSVNSDLVCDEHEIIKDKIKKKGSPF
- a CDS encoding flippase; this translates as MNAIQRFAKNIGSLFTSQILSYLISLVYTIYLVRYLGVENYGILSFALALVSILGIFADFGLNILTTREISREKSLTNKYLNNVFSLKLLQVSILIVLLVLIVRILDYPSKTVYVIYFMLVFLIFSTFSSFFASIFQAYEKLEYQSIANVLNNILMLIGVLILIYYNYGLVSFTVLYAFVGGLILIYYIFILKNRFELPLPKIRIDWDFWVPTIKTAAQFGLAGVFVTIYIWIDSVMLSFMQGDQAVGLYNAAYRIVLLLIFIPSVINTAIFPVMSRLYESSTDSLKLIVEKYFKYMILIGLPIGVGITLLANHIIILIFGQAFLESAPALQILIWATVFTFANSAFVQLFQSTNRQVLLTKITFIGMIVNIILNLILIPKFSFIAASFNTLITEFLILAMVLIIAQRIGYITHGKKLINDSIKIIISSLIMGLFIWIFNDLNLLLLILMAAVLYLFVLFVLKGIDNEDVEIIKNIRN
- a CDS encoding glycosyltransferase; the encoded protein is MSITITVGIIARNEGKNIENTLESILNQNFELRSYEIVVVDGDSTDNTREIARKTLEGSDIKYKVINEADFGFYGHCFARNLVIDNSDQNSKYIAFTDADCIVDKKWISTLYHEIKDTDKTIAGAGGPRLVAKTKNKKELVINTLLTSQIASRGNPAFAKRKTKYAKSIANYNAIYKKDILSKFRYDEKLIMSDDNELNFRLRKSGYNFINVTEAMVWHHETSSIMEFARNMFKYGVNITNTVKKHRNIITINVPITITWILYLILMLPFYYVLGSYVFIPLLLYFLFIISVFIEVSLKTKTIYSLMTFILLPLQHISYGLGFIWNLIHKKGPKF
- a CDS encoding (Fe-S)-binding protein, encoding MMYFRGCVVREKLTNIADATETILKTAGLDYTILENEPCCGSFLMRTGFEDEALKVMEKTLKQLNKNEGEEILVSCAGCYNTLKNDYKELFGVELNVKHTSELLKELISEGKIKVKKTPKKVTYHDPCHLGRHSDIYEEPREIINETSVLVEMDRNRERSRCCGAGAGVKSAFPETALKVASKRIQDAESTNAEIIITSCSFCILNLENALKYTLDNENRGSVSSVLDITELILMGLEHEEV